The Candidatus Nitrosymbiomonas proteolyticus genome has a segment encoding these proteins:
- a CDS encoding methyltransferase domain protein has translation MATTLTVSTYSSAVPTLRELAAMEASLEARYADKLTVNASLTRQLVSFQANKTEPVLRWFRYKEGFSSALVRSFLESTAFPPGPILDPFAGVGTTLYEASSLGRDSFGIELLPVGVEVMRAREAASLLSPDEVAALGRIAHERPWKSWVGSGMPFPHLRITRDAFPADTEVELGRYLAFAHSMDDPLFTVLRFAALCILEPISFTRKDGQYLRWDHRSGRRQGKKPFDKGRILGFEAAIGGKLAEICADLNGPGDRLQGLFDEPIRGRMTVAAGSLFERLSELEPRSIAGVITSPPYCNRYDYTRTYALELAALGVGEERLKELRQSLLTCTVENREKVHLSRTIPDTIWRSALEAFHCHEFLQGTLAYLRDQRDRGQLNNDGIARMVEGYFLEMTVAIFQLAEILSERAPIVMVNDNVRYAGASIPVDLILSDFAMRAGLRTERIWVLPTGKGNSSQQMGEHGRKELRKCVYVWRKS, from the coding sequence ATGGCGACTACACTGACCGTTTCGACTTATTCCTCGGCTGTCCCCACCCTCCGTGAGCTTGCCGCGATGGAGGCTTCGCTGGAGGCACGATACGCGGACAAGCTCACTGTGAACGCCTCGTTGACGAGGCAACTCGTTTCCTTTCAGGCGAACAAGACCGAACCAGTCCTCCGATGGTTCAGATATAAGGAGGGCTTTTCCTCCGCGCTTGTGAGGAGCTTCCTCGAGTCCACTGCGTTTCCGCCCGGCCCAATTCTCGATCCATTTGCAGGTGTTGGAACAACCCTTTATGAGGCAAGCAGCCTTGGGCGAGACTCGTTTGGGATCGAGCTTCTTCCTGTCGGCGTCGAGGTCATGCGAGCTAGGGAGGCGGCGTCTCTGCTATCTCCCGACGAGGTTGCGGCCCTTGGAAGAATAGCCCACGAGAGGCCCTGGAAGTCATGGGTTGGATCAGGCATGCCTTTTCCCCATCTTCGCATAACAAGGGATGCGTTCCCAGCGGACACGGAAGTTGAGCTTGGGCGCTATCTTGCCTTTGCACATTCGATGGATGATCCATTGTTTACGGTCCTGCGATTCGCCGCGCTCTGCATTCTCGAACCTATTAGCTTCACACGGAAGGATGGCCAATATCTCAGGTGGGATCATCGGTCTGGCAGGCGTCAGGGCAAGAAGCCCTTTGACAAAGGCCGAATTCTCGGCTTCGAGGCCGCGATAGGTGGGAAGTTGGCAGAGATTTGTGCTGACCTGAATGGACCCGGAGACAGATTGCAGGGACTTTTCGATGAACCGATTAGGGGCCGAATGACCGTGGCGGCAGGAAGCCTCTTTGAGAGGCTTTCCGAACTGGAACCGAGATCAATTGCAGGTGTCATCACCTCTCCGCCATACTGCAACCGCTACGATTACACACGGACGTATGCATTAGAGTTAGCTGCCCTTGGGGTTGGCGAGGAGAGACTAAAGGAACTTCGCCAGTCACTCTTGACGTGTACGGTCGAGAATCGGGAAAAGGTCCATTTATCGCGCACGATCCCGGATACAATTTGGAGGTCCGCCCTCGAGGCATTTCATTGTCACGAGTTTCTTCAAGGGACGCTCGCATATCTTCGTGACCAAAGGGATCGTGGTCAGCTGAACAACGATGGCATCGCTCGAATGGTTGAAGGCTACTTCTTGGAGATGACCGTCGCGATTTTCCAGTTGGCGGAGATTCTATCAGAGCGCGCTCCTATCGTTATGGTCAACGACAACGTTCGCTACGCAGGCGCATCGATCCCGGTTGACCTCATCCTTTCCGATTTCGCAATGCGAGCGGGGCTGCGCACGGAACGAATCTGGGTGCTCCCTACCGGGAAGGGCAACAGCAGTCAGCAGATGGGAGAGCACGGAAGGAAGGAGTTGCGCAAGTGCGTCTACGTGTGGCGTAAAAGTTAA
- a CDS encoding sortilin, neurotensin receptor 3 → MPMSKVRVLVGTKKGAFICTSSDRKNWNIEGPHFTGWEVYHLKGSPVNPDRIYASQTSSWFGQVMQRSDDGGKTWVTPGSTEAERMADWGFPGGESNKFVYDGVAGTHKTFDGTEVPWVFKRVWHLEPSLDNPDVCYAGVEDAALFITRDAGKTWSELSGLRKHTTGKDWQPGAGGMCLHTILIDPKNPKRMCVAISAAGAFRTDDGGETWKPINKGLKSDFMPEPEAEVGHCVHRIAFHPSNPDKLYMQKHWDVMVSEGAGDLWVEKSDGLPSDFGFPIDVHAHEPETIYVVPIKSDSEHVPPDGKLRVYRSRTGGNNFEALTNGLPQEHCYVNVLREAMAVDTLDPCGVYFGTTGGQVYCSPDGGDHWSAINEHFPGVLSVEVQTLR, encoded by the coding sequence ATGCCCATGAGCAAAGTCAGAGTCCTCGTCGGCACCAAGAAGGGCGCCTTCATCTGCACCTCCTCCGACAGGAAGAACTGGAACATCGAAGGCCCGCACTTCACCGGCTGGGAGGTCTACCACCTGAAGGGCTCGCCCGTGAACCCGGACCGCATCTACGCCTCGCAGACCAGCTCATGGTTCGGCCAGGTGATGCAGCGCTCCGACGACGGCGGCAAGACCTGGGTCACCCCCGGCAGCACCGAGGCCGAGCGCATGGCCGACTGGGGATTCCCCGGCGGCGAGAGCAACAAGTTCGTCTATGACGGTGTCGCCGGAACCCACAAGACCTTCGACGGAACCGAGGTCCCCTGGGTCTTCAAGCGCGTGTGGCACCTGGAACCCTCGCTCGATAACCCGGACGTCTGCTACGCCGGGGTCGAGGACGCCGCGCTCTTCATCACCCGCGACGCTGGCAAGACTTGGAGCGAGCTCAGCGGCCTGCGCAAGCACACCACCGGCAAGGACTGGCAGCCCGGCGCGGGCGGCATGTGCCTGCACACGATCCTGATCGACCCCAAGAACCCCAAGCGCATGTGCGTCGCCATCTCCGCCGCGGGCGCCTTCCGCACCGACGACGGCGGCGAGACCTGGAAGCCGATCAACAAGGGGCTGAAGTCCGACTTCATGCCCGAGCCCGAGGCCGAGGTCGGCCACTGCGTGCACCGCATCGCCTTCCACCCCTCGAATCCAGACAAGCTCTACATGCAGAAGCACTGGGACGTCATGGTCTCGGAGGGTGCGGGCGACCTTTGGGTTGAAAAAAGCGACGGCCTGCCCAGCGACTTCGGCTTCCCGATCGACGTCCACGCCCACGAGCCGGAGACGATCTACGTGGTGCCCATCAAGAGCGACAGCGAGCACGTCCCGCCGGACGGCAAGCTCCGCGTCTACCGCAGCCGCACGGGGGGAAACAACTTCGAAGCTCTAACCAACGGCCTGCCTCAGGAGCATTGCTACGTCAATGTGCTGCGCGAAGCTATGGCAGTCGATACCCTCGACCCATGCGGCGTATATTTCGGAACGACCGGCGGTCAGGTCTACTGCTCCCCCGACGGCGGCGACCACTGGTCCGCCATCAACGAGCACTTCCCGGGGGTCCTGAGCGTGGAAGTGCAGACGTTGAGGTAA
- a CDS encoding RNA polymerase sigma factor, sigma-70 family, producing the protein MSESAVEWITASCAGDERQPTDLVLASIDRWRVWGYRLALKITGCPDAAADAVQEALIRAHRSRRSLRSVEAADGWFKKTLVRAALDQRARESRALPEQPAASDPDLGASLQVRLTLRKLKPEQRALLALALGAGYSYAEIAHLLDIPEGTVASRLHAAKSAFRKKWEEAQ; encoded by the coding sequence ATGTCAGAAAGTGCGGTTGAGTGGATCACGGCCTCCTGTGCTGGCGACGAACGGCAGCCAACCGACCTCGTGCTTGCCTCGATCGACCGGTGGCGCGTCTGGGGATACCGCCTCGCGCTGAAAATCACTGGCTGCCCCGATGCTGCGGCCGACGCCGTCCAAGAGGCCCTCATCCGAGCCCACCGCTCCCGAAGGTCGCTACGTTCCGTTGAAGCAGCCGATGGTTGGTTCAAGAAGACCCTTGTGCGCGCAGCGCTCGATCAGCGCGCTCGTGAGAGTCGGGCCCTTCCCGAACAACCAGCCGCCTCCGATCCCGACCTCGGAGCGTCGCTCCAGGTTCGATTGACGCTGCGTAAGCTGAAGCCGGAACAGCGCGCCCTCCTCGCCCTTGCGCTCGGAGCGGGCTACTCCTATGCCGAGATCGCCCATCTGCTGGACATCCCCGAAGGAACGGTCGCATCCCGACTCCACGCGGCGAAGTCCGCGTTTCGAAAGAAGTGGGAGGAGGCACAATGA
- a CDS encoding uracil-DNA glycosylase, protein MPWERLNERIESCRNCPRLVEWRERVGQEKRASFRDWEYWARPVPNFGDPQATKLIVGLAPAAHGANRTGRMFTGDRSGDWLYRALHRAGLANQPTSDDTADGLRLKGVLITAIAHCAPPGNKPLPSEIENCRPFLAELLATQSWRAVLCLGSLSWKELFRTLGRRPLAKFAHGVEAQVEGLGVCLASYHPSQQNTFTGKLTEAMLDEVVARFAAI, encoded by the coding sequence GTGCCGTGGGAAAGACTGAACGAGAGGATCGAGAGTTGCCGGAACTGCCCGAGGCTCGTCGAATGGCGAGAGCGGGTGGGGCAAGAAAAGCGGGCGAGCTTTCGGGATTGGGAGTACTGGGCTCGGCCCGTACCGAATTTCGGCGACCCCCAAGCAACCAAGCTGATCGTTGGACTTGCGCCCGCGGCGCACGGCGCAAACCGTACCGGACGAATGTTCACGGGCGACAGGTCGGGGGATTGGCTTTACCGCGCCCTTCATCGCGCCGGCCTTGCCAACCAACCCACCAGCGACGACACGGCGGACGGCCTGCGGCTCAAGGGAGTCCTCATTACCGCAATCGCGCACTGCGCCCCGCCCGGCAATAAGCCTCTTCCTTCGGAAATCGAGAATTGCCGCCCGTTTCTCGCGGAATTGCTCGCTACTCAAAGCTGGCGAGCGGTTCTCTGTTTGGGGAGCCTGAGTTGGAAGGAACTCTTCCGAACCCTTGGCCGAAGGCCCCTCGCCAAGTTCGCTCACGGGGTCGAGGCCCAGGTCGAGGGATTGGGAGTCTGCCTCGCCAGTTACCACCCCAGCCAGCAAAACACCTTCACCGGGAAGCTCACCGAAGCGATGCTCGATGAGGTCGTCGCGAGGTTCGCCGCTATCTGA
- a CDS encoding regulatory protein, FmdB family translates to MPIYEYEPLDRDCLMCSGRVEVIQGISDPPLVYCPYCGLGVKRVISKASIAVSKKVDPEKAAERGFSTFRRVGKGAWEKVAGPGDSDSPPPTDAPKDGVIDVSQLDD, encoded by the coding sequence ATGCCGATCTACGAGTACGAACCGCTGGACCGGGACTGCCTGATGTGTTCGGGACGCGTCGAGGTAATTCAAGGCATTTCGGACCCGCCACTGGTCTACTGCCCGTACTGCGGGTTGGGGGTCAAGAGGGTGATCAGCAAGGCGTCGATCGCAGTTTCCAAGAAAGTCGATCCTGAAAAGGCCGCCGAACGCGGGTTTTCGACGTTTCGGCGAGTTGGGAAGGGTGCTTGGGAGAAGGTCGCTGGTCCCGGAGATTCCGACTCGCCCCCGCCCACCGACGCTCCGAAAGACGGCGTGATCGACGTTTCCCAGCTCGATGACTGA
- a CDS encoding short-chain dehydrogenase — MSQEFRVIVTGASGGVGRASATALAQAGAKVILTGRNPERLRATASACGDACLTKVEGDTSDEGFCARLCSELAPEKGEFRPVLLLSAGSAKYGPTHELTLDEHRSQIESNLIGPLAMCRAAIPHMLQRGGGRIVIVLSIAAIRPFSHAAAYCSAKAGARMLVKCLNEEYIASNIRTAGVLLGATDTPLWDAQSSAPDRKRMLKVADVGQEIARICLRPEGSWLEEITLLPPDGVL; from the coding sequence GTGAGCCAGGAGTTCCGAGTGATCGTCACAGGCGCTTCCGGAGGCGTAGGGCGCGCCAGCGCGACGGCCCTCGCCCAAGCGGGAGCGAAAGTCATCCTGACCGGGCGAAACCCGGAGAGGTTACGGGCAACCGCCTCTGCCTGCGGCGACGCATGCCTGACTAAGGTTGAAGGCGACACCTCCGACGAGGGGTTCTGCGCTCGCCTCTGCTCTGAACTCGCTCCGGAAAAAGGGGAGTTTCGCCCCGTTCTGCTTCTATCGGCGGGCTCCGCGAAGTATGGACCCACCCATGAACTCACCCTCGACGAGCACCGTAGCCAAATCGAGTCCAACCTAATCGGCCCGTTGGCGATGTGTCGCGCCGCGATTCCCCACATGCTCCAACGGGGCGGCGGGCGCATCGTCATCGTGTTGAGCATCGCGGCGATCCGGCCGTTCTCCCATGCGGCCGCCTATTGCTCGGCCAAAGCCGGCGCGCGAATGCTCGTGAAGTGCCTCAACGAAGAGTACATAGCGAGCAACATCCGAACGGCAGGCGTCCTGCTTGGGGCGACCGATACCCCGCTATGGGACGCACAATCGAGCGCCCCCGACCGAAAGCGGATGCTCAAGGTTGCCGACGTAGGGCAAGAAATCGCCCGGATTTGCCTGCGTCCCGAAGGAAGCTGGCTGGAAGAAATCACCCTCTTGCCGCCCGACGGTGTGCTCTGA
- a CDS encoding 6-pyruvoyl tetrahydropterin synthase, whose product MTCFKLTRRVVFSCGHRYWSDRLTADQNRARFGRFASPFNHGHNYVLDVTAQGPIDPETGMVVNIKDLDRELQSRIVGPLDQKSLNDEIPRFQRCPPTTENLTLYIRDTLAGWSLPVQLTRLRLEETPTLWCEWHRTGDQERMTLTRSYEFAASHRLHNPALSEERNLELYGKCWNPAGHGHNYVLEVTLEGDPHPETGMLVDLDLFDRAVHEIVVDRYDHKNLNVDVAELKGLIPTSEVVAQKIWEALEGTLPAKLVRVRLLETARNAFEVER is encoded by the coding sequence GTGACCTGCTTCAAACTCACCCGGCGCGTGGTGTTTTCGTGCGGGCACAGGTACTGGAGCGATCGCCTGACTGCCGATCAGAACCGTGCCCGGTTCGGCCGGTTCGCCTCCCCCTTCAACCACGGCCATAACTACGTACTCGACGTCACGGCGCAGGGCCCCATCGACCCCGAAACCGGTATGGTCGTGAACATCAAAGACCTCGATCGGGAATTGCAGAGCCGGATCGTCGGCCCTCTCGACCAAAAGAGCCTCAACGACGAGATTCCTCGGTTTCAGCGGTGCCCGCCGACAACCGAGAACCTCACGCTCTACATCCGCGACACGCTCGCCGGATGGAGCTTGCCCGTCCAACTCACACGCCTCCGCCTCGAAGAGACGCCTACGCTCTGGTGTGAATGGCATCGAACAGGAGACCAAGAACGAATGACCCTCACCCGATCGTATGAGTTTGCAGCATCGCACAGACTCCACAACCCCGCGCTCTCCGAGGAGCGCAACCTCGAACTCTACGGGAAGTGCTGGAATCCAGCGGGCCACGGGCACAATTACGTGCTCGAAGTCACCCTCGAAGGCGACCCCCATCCGGAGACGGGAATGCTCGTCGATCTCGATCTCTTCGACAGGGCGGTTCACGAAATCGTGGTGGATCGTTATGACCACAAGAACCTCAACGTGGACGTTGCCGAATTGAAGGGGCTCATCCCTACAAGCGAAGTCGTCGCGCAGAAGATTTGGGAAGCGCTCGAGGGCACCCTGCCCGCGAAGCTTGTTCGGGTCCGTCTTCTGGAAACGGCGAGGAACGCCTTCGAGGTCGAAAGATAG
- a CDS encoding ABC transporter permease, translating to MSELLLLLQFSVPVGLAALGETLTQRAGLINIGLEGTMLIGAYAGMFATHLTGNPWLGVAVGGLAGLLLSLVFGLFTITLLVDQVVTGAAISLLALGVTGAHFRSQFGESGVLLSVPKIPNWQGVDWVLLATLLAVPVVYVLLFKTPWGLGVRACGEEPAAADALGWDVARLRFQALALGGVLGGIAGAYLSLGIVGSFSENMTGGRGFVAIAMVTFARWNPLFVIGAALLMGYLDSLQYAFQAKGWNLPYQLFIAMPYGVALLVLIAVGKGTAAPAALGVPFRRPK from the coding sequence ATGAGTGAGCTCCTCCTGCTCCTCCAATTCAGCGTGCCGGTCGGGCTTGCCGCGCTTGGCGAGACCCTCACTCAAAGGGCCGGATTGATCAACATCGGCCTCGAAGGCACCATGCTGATCGGCGCGTATGCGGGGATGTTCGCGACCCATCTCACGGGCAACCCGTGGTTGGGCGTCGCCGTAGGCGGACTCGCCGGGCTGTTGCTGTCCCTCGTGTTTGGGCTGTTTACGATCACGCTTCTCGTCGATCAAGTCGTGACCGGCGCCGCGATCTCGCTCCTGGCATTGGGGGTCACCGGCGCGCACTTCCGCAGCCAATTCGGCGAATCGGGTGTCCTTCTCAGCGTCCCCAAGATTCCCAACTGGCAAGGCGTCGACTGGGTTCTCCTCGCAACCCTGCTCGCCGTCCCCGTAGTGTATGTCCTCCTCTTCAAGACCCCGTGGGGGCTGGGCGTTCGAGCTTGCGGAGAAGAACCGGCAGCCGCGGACGCTCTCGGTTGGGATGTCGCCCGACTGAGGTTCCAGGCCCTCGCCCTTGGGGGAGTTCTCGGAGGGATCGCAGGCGCATACTTGAGCCTCGGAATTGTGGGATCGTTCTCCGAGAACATGACGGGCGGACGGGGGTTCGTCGCGATCGCGATGGTGACGTTTGCGCGATGGAATCCGTTGTTCGTCATAGGCGCGGCGCTTCTCATGGGATACCTCGACTCGCTTCAATACGCGTTTCAAGCCAAGGGCTGGAACCTCCCCTACCAGCTCTTCATCGCCATGCCGTATGGGGTCGCCCTACTCGTCCTGATCGCCGTGGGGAAGGGCACGGCAGCCCCCGCAGCGCTCGGAGTTCCATTCCGGAGGCCGAAGTGA
- a CDS encoding ABC type monosaccharides transporter, permease has protein sequence MNRLVLLAAGVAVLGAVLVFVLLVFGLPVGSSLALLVEGAFGDKFGWSRTAVKATPLLLASLGIVIAWRSAMYNIGGEGQLLVGATAGALAYKLVPLTPGLVLTPLVLIASAIAGSLFAAFAGWLHVRRGVQVVISTILLNFVAIQGISYAASGPLRESTGALPVSDRLPENVMLTRFDAQTDFHTGTLLAILLAGALFVYLFRTAHGFNLRLVGENPQAADAARIDGGRIRIQAMALSGALCGLAGGVEYAGVVGQISSGFSQNWGFLAIPAALIGGLHPLGVVASSGFVGALFAGSENLARLSAGGTTLIYVMQAMGVLGFVALQTLLKNRAVRGGL, from the coding sequence TTGAACCGGCTGGTTCTTCTGGCTGCCGGCGTCGCGGTTCTCGGAGCGGTCCTTGTCTTCGTCCTCCTCGTTTTCGGGCTGCCCGTCGGCTCCTCGTTGGCTCTGCTCGTCGAAGGGGCGTTCGGCGACAAGTTCGGCTGGAGCCGTACCGCAGTCAAGGCGACCCCGCTCTTGCTCGCGAGTCTGGGGATCGTAATCGCATGGCGCTCCGCGATGTACAACATCGGAGGCGAGGGGCAGCTTCTTGTCGGCGCGACAGCGGGCGCATTGGCTTACAAGCTCGTCCCGCTTACGCCCGGACTGGTCCTCACTCCGCTCGTGTTGATCGCCTCCGCGATCGCCGGCTCGCTCTTCGCCGCATTCGCGGGCTGGCTCCACGTGAGACGGGGAGTCCAAGTCGTGATTTCGACGATCCTACTCAACTTCGTCGCGATCCAGGGGATCAGCTACGCAGCGTCCGGTCCCTTGCGGGAATCCACGGGAGCTTTGCCAGTCTCCGACCGCCTGCCCGAAAACGTGATGCTCACGAGGTTCGACGCGCAAACCGACTTCCACACCGGTACCCTCCTTGCGATCCTGCTGGCTGGAGCGCTGTTCGTGTATCTCTTCCGCACCGCACACGGCTTCAATCTCAGGCTGGTAGGCGAGAACCCCCAAGCGGCCGACGCGGCACGGATCGATGGAGGGCGCATCCGCATTCAGGCAATGGCGCTTTCGGGCGCGCTTTGCGGGCTCGCCGGCGGAGTCGAATACGCTGGCGTAGTCGGGCAGATCAGTTCAGGATTCTCGCAGAACTGGGGGTTCCTCGCGATTCCGGCGGCCCTGATCGGCGGACTCCACCCGCTGGGGGTCGTCGCGAGCAGCGGGTTCGTCGGAGCGCTCTTTGCCGGGTCAGAGAACCTCGCCAGGTTGTCAGCGGGAGGAACGACCCTCATCTACGTCATGCAGGCGATGGGAGTCCTCGGCTTTGTCGCCCTCCAGACTCTCCTCAAGAACCGCGCGGTCAGGGGAGGCCTATGA
- a CDS encoding ABC transporter ATP-binding protein yields the protein MAEELLAARSVSKRFGPTVAVDDVTLSISAREIHAVIGENGAGKSTLMHLFEGRWVPDSGEIRSAGRVAMVHQHFTLVPAFRVEENIALASLGPSLRSFDMDRASGPGLEAAQRLGWKLDAQARTEDLSVGMKQRIEIAKALSTQARAFLFDEPTAVLDKAETEELFRVLRGLRDQGAGVVLIAHNLTEVLSVADRITVLRGGKIVGSVERSEANLDQLERWMIGDRLAKAEALAPNLGAAVLEATDVTVRGARGEVAVHRVGFRLRQGEILGFGGVDGNGQVELAEALAGVRAIQSGTIDLFGGSRRPAYIPQDRRSEGLALGASVFDNLMIEGSRLPTLRLGPFVRIAAAREWAGSLIEEFSIKTPGLDAPAGSLSGGNQQKIVVARALHQTPDVLVAVNPTRGLDLRATEFVRSRIRSAAAKGAGVALFSSDRDELDELSHHVFRMSGGALVGAT from the coding sequence ATGGCGGAAGAACTGTTGGCGGCCCGATCGGTCTCGAAGCGGTTCGGGCCGACAGTCGCCGTCGACGACGTAACGCTCTCGATCTCCGCCAGGGAAATTCACGCCGTGATCGGTGAGAACGGAGCCGGAAAATCGACCCTGATGCACCTCTTCGAAGGTCGTTGGGTCCCCGACTCTGGCGAAATCCGGTCCGCGGGAAGGGTGGCGATGGTTCACCAGCACTTCACGCTCGTGCCCGCCTTTCGCGTCGAGGAAAACATCGCCCTCGCCAGCTTGGGTCCCTCTCTGCGCTCCTTCGACATGGACCGGGCGTCTGGTCCGGGGCTCGAAGCCGCGCAACGGCTGGGCTGGAAGCTCGATGCCCAAGCCCGAACTGAAGACCTTTCGGTCGGGATGAAGCAGCGAATCGAGATCGCAAAGGCGCTCTCTACCCAAGCTCGCGCCTTCCTCTTCGATGAGCCCACCGCCGTCCTCGACAAAGCGGAGACTGAGGAACTGTTTCGGGTCTTGCGGGGCCTTCGCGATCAAGGCGCGGGCGTGGTTCTAATCGCTCACAACCTCACCGAAGTGCTCTCGGTTGCGGACCGAATCACCGTCCTCCGAGGTGGAAAGATCGTAGGTTCGGTGGAACGCAGCGAGGCCAACCTCGACCAACTCGAGCGCTGGATGATCGGAGACCGCCTCGCCAAGGCCGAAGCCCTTGCGCCGAATCTGGGGGCGGCCGTACTTGAGGCGACGGACGTGACGGTTCGGGGCGCTCGCGGAGAAGTCGCCGTCCATAGGGTCGGGTTCCGACTCCGCCAAGGCGAGATTCTCGGGTTCGGCGGGGTCGATGGCAACGGGCAAGTCGAACTGGCCGAGGCCCTGGCAGGAGTCCGGGCCATTCAATCCGGCACTATCGACCTTTTCGGTGGTTCGAGGCGGCCCGCATACATACCACAGGACCGCAGGAGCGAGGGACTTGCCCTCGGCGCGTCGGTGTTCGATAACCTCATGATCGAAGGAAGCAGACTTCCGACACTGCGGCTGGGTCCCTTCGTGAGGATCGCGGCCGCTCGCGAATGGGCCGGTAGCCTGATCGAGGAGTTCTCGATCAAAACCCCCGGACTCGACGCCCCAGCAGGTTCCCTGAGTGGGGGCAACCAACAGAAGATCGTCGTAGCGCGGGCCTTGCACCAAACCCCGGACGTGCTGGTAGCTGTGAATCCAACGCGTGGGCTCGACTTGCGAGCGACCGAGTTTGTACGATCACGAATACGATCGGCCGCTGCCAAGGGTGCGGGCGTTGCGCTCTTCTCCAGCGACCGTGACGAACTCGACGAACTGAGCCATCACGTGTTTCGCATGTCGGGGGGAGCGCTCGTGGGGGCTACTTGA
- a CDS encoding BMP family ABC transporter substrate-binding protein: protein MCRWQSALALGCLVTIAGCSGAKDEPDPAQTAAAESKLKVALLTPSPISDAGWSAMAYEGLKAVEKELGAEVRNQEAKSAQIPDAMRSYAQKGFRIVFGHGYEYNEPSIRVAKDFPETVFVSSSGGHTADNVGAFRFALEEGFFLAGMAAAKLSKSGAVGMVGGDDVPSIRSTFKAFAAGAWSVNPEIKVREVFTGSGSDSAAAKRATLQLIEEGADCIIHQANAAAKGVFDACEEKGVMAFGANSDQNSVSPAIVASAVIVAGPAFLELAREVQSGNYRGRIQLMQMGSGAIDFVWNPLWTDRIPAEVLDLIAKSKADISAAKLSVPMDEF from the coding sequence ATGTGCAGATGGCAATCCGCCTTGGCCCTTGGGTGTCTCGTGACCATCGCCGGGTGTAGCGGCGCGAAGGACGAACCGGACCCCGCACAGACGGCGGCGGCCGAATCCAAGCTCAAAGTCGCCCTCTTGACCCCCAGCCCGATCAGCGATGCGGGTTGGAGCGCGATGGCCTACGAAGGGCTGAAGGCCGTTGAGAAGGAACTCGGCGCGGAGGTTCGCAACCAGGAGGCAAAGTCGGCGCAGATTCCCGACGCCATGCGCTCCTACGCGCAAAAGGGATTCCGCATCGTCTTCGGGCACGGGTACGAATACAATGAGCCCTCGATCCGAGTCGCCAAGGACTTCCCGGAAACGGTGTTCGTCAGCAGTTCGGGCGGACACACCGCGGACAACGTCGGGGCCTTTCGTTTCGCTTTGGAGGAAGGCTTTTTCCTCGCGGGGATGGCGGCAGCGAAGCTCTCGAAGTCGGGCGCGGTCGGAATGGTCGGCGGCGACGATGTCCCTTCGATTCGTTCAACCTTCAAGGCCTTCGCCGCCGGAGCGTGGTCGGTCAATCCAGAAATCAAGGTCCGTGAAGTCTTCACCGGGAGCGGAAGCGACTCCGCGGCCGCGAAGCGCGCGACGCTCCAATTGATCGAGGAAGGTGCGGACTGCATCATCCACCAGGCGAACGCGGCCGCAAAGGGTGTGTTCGACGCATGTGAAGAAAAAGGCGTCATGGCGTTTGGGGCGAATAGCGACCAGAACTCGGTGTCGCCCGCCATCGTCGCCTCCGCCGTCATCGTCGCAGGCCCCGCGTTCCTCGAACTCGCGCGAGAAGTTCAATCGGGCAACTATAGGGGCCGAATTCAACTGATGCAAATGGGCTCCGGCGCGATCGACTTCGTTTGGAATCCCCTCTGGACCGACCGAATCCCTGCCGAGGTCCTCGACCTGATCGCCAAGTCCAAGGCAGACATCTCCGCTGCAAAACTCAGCGTCCCCATGGACGAGTTCTGA